Genomic segment of Salvia hispanica cultivar TCC Black 2014 chromosome 2, UniMelb_Shisp_WGS_1.0, whole genome shotgun sequence:
AGCCATATTTGCAGTGGTAACTATAGATGGTTTAATCATGAAACAAGATCATTGCAAGAAGCAGtgtttatatagtattatcaCATCCTTGACCTTGGAAATCATTGAAGCAATAacttaatcatgaaaaatggTGGCTTGAAGTAATTTATCTCAATTATGTTATTGTTCAAGCCCTCCACAAAGAAAGGAAACATTGTATTTGACAGGTAAATAATGTTATATATACCTCAATCTGGCgctcaattaattttacttgTATATCCTGTTGAGAGGCTGATGCACTATCATTAGCTGTCATATTGGGGCCGGAAGGTCCAAATGGTTGAGGAGGTACAGTATGTCCAGGCGACCTGCAATAGTGGAGATAATAAATGTAACTATttgccatttttatttttcctgtTAGAGAACACTTGCAGCCTTGCAGGCAAGACTACCCACGCAATCAATATGATTCCTCCTCATAAGTGGTACAAGTGACATTCCAAAAGCAATGTGTCGCTCAAACTATAACGCAATGTATGGTCTATGACCTTATAATAGCCCAAAACACGAAATCAATGATATTCTACAAGTCCAACATTCagaaaaaaacatgaatttccATGCCTCACAGTTTTGACTACGAAGCAACAGTGTGAATAAGAAGCTAATAAGAACTACGGAAGAAATCTAATAATTGGTGAACAGAGAAACAATGCATACCATGCTAGAGTACTTGGAGAAGGATACACAAAAGACTTCTGATACATAGATGCAGCAGAAGCAGCAGCTTGGAGTCTAGCCTGATGCTGACTGATATTACCATTCGCCTCACCAGAACTGACAGAGCCTTGAGATGATGTACCAGTAGCGCTAGTTCCTGTACCCACGGGAAAGTTAGTAAGTTGTTTGTAAAGGTTCATTGCATTCCTTCATATGAAGCATAACCAAAAGATGGcatcatatttttctattatagaATCATCACCAGTAAGCTTGTTGATCCTAAATTGAAACACTGAGAAATGCAGAAAAGTCTAACCAAATGCTCAGTTCTTAACAAAAATGAAGCTCTATTGCTCTAACAAGGGATAATAGGAAAAAACATTATACCTTGTTGTTGACCACCAGACCTCGTTCCAGTAGTACTCATCCCATGTTCAGGTGGTACAACAGGTGCTCTGCATGTAGGGCATGTATTTTGTCTTTCTAACCATGACCTGAGGCAGTGGACATGAAAGAGATGCCCACATAGAAGTTTCTTTGCAGTAGTCATCTCCTCTCGGCAAATAATGCAGGTTGCATCACTCCTGAAAATCAAAAGATATGAAGTAGAGTAAGAAGTAGAAATCCAGCTAGTTCCACCGAGCAGTAAATAACTCACGAGTTGATCTCTTCAGATGTTGCATCAGGGAAACGATCATTCATATTTGAAGTAATCTTCCGATAGCGTAGATAGTCAGCAATACGGATTTTGAAGTTACGGAAAGTCTCATACAGTTCCCGTATCAAGTGAAGAGGCACACCATAGTTcctgaagaaagaaaatagcAAATTTGATATCACTGAACATCTTTTGAATAAGATTGCATTAAGAAAATATCAGGTTCATGATATGAAGCATCCATGTTACTTTTACTGATTAGCCAACCATAACACTAAGctaaaaagttttaaatcaatagaaaattaaaGCTTAAAATTTTCTTACACAAAAATGACGAGGAAGAAACACATGTACATAGTCAAGTGAAGCAAGTCTCGAGCAAGCTCCAAGTAAAAGGTGTAAACAGCCTTCTTCTCCCATTGTCCATCCATAAGCATGTCACTGAcatagaatatatatttcaaaaatgttGATACAGTTGTTGTGGCCAGTATCATGTACCTGAGAAAGGAAATGTGCACCATAACAATACAGATTAGAAATAGTATTCGAGCCATAAATCAAACAGAATAACCCACTATCAGTCGACAAAAAAACTTACTCGAATGCAAAGAATAGTGAAACTGAAGCCTGTTTGGTTTCCAAGAGATACTTGATTGAATTGTAGAGAAAGCTACAATCAAGAAGGAGAAGGAATCCCATGAAAGATACAATTCGGATATGAGCTAGCTTAGGAACAGATGGAGTCGTTTCAATGTATTCAACTCTCTTCTGGGCCAACCAATGCAAAGCTTTGATCAAAAGTAATGCAGTAACCATCACTATAAATGAAACCGAAAAATCTTGTCTGAAAATAGTTATGGCAAACAGTATTTCCATGACTTCCCGCCATGACTGCTCATTCAGCCTTTCCACTTCCGCTTCTCGTAACTTGCCAAGGAAGATCTTCTTTGTTAATTGCCACAAAATGCACATAACTACCAGGCCCATATTTAAAAGCAGCACCAAACTGATCTTTGAAGTAGAAAGGTAAACCATTGCCGGATAAAACTGGCCTCTGCTACTAAATGCATGATAGATAACAGCCAGTGTAGCTATTAAACTAATCCCTCCATAAGTTTGCAGCCTCATCATTTCGCTCTGTTCCCTGCCAATCATATTCACACAATCAGGCAAACTTATTCCTTTACAAGTGGAGTATCAAAATCTGAAATCTCAATTTCGACAATTGCGTAAACTTCAACTAACATATGGGATGTATAAATCTTTATTATACATATGGGATGTATGAATCTTTATAATACCTCATATATTATCGAATTTCTCctaaaaaaattcttatacTCCACATATAGGATAAACGTCACCACGTACACAATACATAGACAATAAGGAATTGCCGATAGCATCACACCACGCATTCACAACCAACTACATTCAACAAATTAGGCAAAACCATGTGTAAAGTACAAACAGAAGGAGTactaattatgaaaataaatagataaataaaccAGCACAACACTGAAGACAAGTATTTCAGCCATCACCTCGTCAATTCCGTAAATTCGTTAAATTAATCCATTGTTTCCCCACCATTCAGCTTATTTCAGCCTTAATCACTAACACCCGCGCTCAAGTACAACAAACAGTGGAAAAAAAAGTCAGATGTTtggaaaattttccaaaaacagCCCCATCAGACACTCAAACATCAATTTGAGGGTTTCCGGTGGAAGAAGAAGTTAAATTAGAATTAGGGCAAAAGTGTATCGATGGATCTTGTGCAGAAGTAGCTATTGATATGCGGAAGCAGCTAAAAgaatgaaatagaaaatacaaaagaagaagagaagttgAAATCGGAGGTGGAGACGTACAGGATCGCCGCCGATATCGGGATCGTAGTTCGGGCAAAGCCTTTCAAGTCAGAACTCTGATATGACGTGTTTGTGTTTACATTACATAACAGTATTTAGTATTTACAGATTACTATATGAGATAAATTATTAGTCGTCTATTTCTGTAACTAAAAAAACACACTTGAAAAATTGTGTAAAACAcgggattttttttatacttttcttATACAGTAGTACTGTACAGCATAATCTTTTATTTCTAccaatataaaatcaatataataagTTTGAGTACTATGTACTTATATTCGAGCAATTTTAAGTGTGTCAAGTATCGCTGAATAATTTCGGAGCTTCTTAATATTTGTATCAATATAAGTAAATttaataagaattaaaatggagtaattaatgTAGGGTAATGGTTGAAATTGATgcataataatatttctagTGTCCACTCttggatttaaatttactCATCGAACGCCACTCtctctttcatctcaaattgaAACCAATTTCTGAATTCTGACTCCAATCTCTCTTCTCACGCCTTCCTCCTACAATTCCTCTCTTCTCTCAAACTCTTGTCACTTCCTCTCCTctctactctctctctctctcaacaaTTCACCCCAAAAGGGAAATTCTAAATCCCGTCTTCCTTAAacgctctctctctctcgctcTCTGCTGCACCAGCAGCTGCCGCCCACTCCACGCCGTCCAGCCGCCGGCGGAAAATCCGTCCCTCTCCTTTCTGTTACAGCCTACAGGTAATTCCCCTTCCCCTTTTCCCCAATCAATTAACTTTTATTCCAATCAAGAGAAAATCATAGGAATCAATATGGGGAAAAGATATTGAATTGAGAGGGTATACCTTTGATTGGAAGGAAAAAATTGTGATGTGTAGGAAGAATTTCGTCTCCGGCGTGGATATTGCAACTCTTAATTGTTCGTTTCGAGTCCATCCCTTGACTGAAAATTTAAGTGAGCCCTAATTTCCAGATTGCTTAGCTCATACACTTCATACTAGTTCATAGCCGTGGTGGTTTCACCCAAATCTTTGAAATCTAGTACTAGTTCGcaacatttcataattttattacataaCTTTGAAAGCAAAAGCGTTCACTAGCAGTAGAAGGTAGGGTTTGGAGCAAAACGCTACTGGAAATTGCGTTTTACAGTTCAATTGGAATTGTGCTCATGTGTGTGAGGGTGTGCGCTCTGTTCTCCCCTCGAACAATTAGCCTTAGAGATACATTGATTGAATGCTGAATGTAGCGCGTGTGGTTTGGTGCAGGGGCTGCCATGGACACTGAGCTATCAGAGGAAATCAAAACGCTTGAGGAATTTGTTGAAGGGCGCTTGAAACCTAATCTTGTGCGTGCTATTACTGAACGGTATTTCTCATTTCCATCTTCCTCATTTCGTTAATGCAACTAATTCTGTTATTACTTTCTCAACTTTTTTGCGTACTTGTCTGGTAAAATCAGTTCAAGATCAAGAAAATTTTCCTTTCATTTATGTTATGTGTCATACGAAACATCTTTTATTGCATAAGAAATATTAGTCCAAAAGAAGTCTCGAAATGATTGATATCTTCTGCTACTTTGCAGGGACAAGGTCTTTGAGCGGCAGAAGACTTTGTATCCTTTGTGATTATTTAAGATATTACTCTTTTATTGGTCATTTACATCTATGATTTCTGGCTACAAGAGTATTTTTAGGTTAATTAGGGTGTTTAATAAAACGATTTTAGTCTTTTAAATGGTTTAGctagtttatttataaatttgctTTTCTTAGCCTGGTTGCCGTAGCTCTGACCTTAGAAAAAACATTGAGAATCTGGAGAAGAATACGGTGACCAGTATGAGGACACTCGTCAACATTGGTGCCGAAATCTACACGGAAGCTGAAGCGTAAGCTCACCATCTTGTTAGTGATTTGAGCTGTGACCGCTGCTATTAAGTTTTCCCTAATTGTGGCCACATAAATGTTTGTATTAGAGCTGAGGGGCTTGATGTtggaacttttaaaatttatttgaatagcTTTTAGATAGTCTCTGACTCCTCtaacatgtaaataaaacTGAATTACACAGATAAACGTAGAAGTAAAGCGAAAGGGAGATGACAGAAAGTacttactactactactatgtaCCTGAAAATTGATGGATGTTATGCTTTTGAATTTGCAGATGCCATCAACTTGAATGGTTTTTTATTGTAGCTGGGGTTTAGATTAATAGTTTCTTATTATCTGCATATTTGCAGGCCAGATACTCGGCATATATTTGTTGAGGTAGGACATGGATTTTATGTGGAGTTTACATGGGCTGAAGCTCTGAAGTATATAGCTGAAAGGGAAAAATTACTATCCAGGTATGTCATTGTCTCAACTAAAATGGAATCAACCTAATGTGTGTATGATTTGTGAGCCACTTATAAAATAGGTTACTTGCATGTTGAATTTTTGTCAACAAATGTCAGTGACTTTCTTCGGGTCTAGATCTAGAGACTTCAATAAAGGAAAAGGATCCTAAACTTGCATATAACATCTAACATTTgtttgaaaaggaaaaggtCCTGAACTTGCTTAAGTTCTCTGCTTGCTTCTACCACTGAAGTCGACTGCCTCGTTTTCTCTTTACGTGTGTATGTTTTGTTATTAGTCGAACagataaaagaagaaaaatgagatgTATGTAAATTGGATGGAATGCGATAAGGATCCTGGATTCATGATGTTGGTCATGTTTTGAGCTTCACtcattgaattttttcatgaaCCTGTTGAATGTTAATGAGCAAGGAAGCTAATTTTCACTTGCTTTTGTAGGCAAATAGAGGAGTACACTGGCAAAATTGGAGCTATAAAAGTTCAAATCAAAGTGGTAACTATGCCGCCTCTTTCTCAATATTTCCAACTGTTACATTTGTTCATACGCAAAACATCTAAAACTAAAACTTGTTTGAAGAAATTAAGGAGAGATGACCTTGTCTGGTCGATATTAATCGTAACCTAAATATGTTGATGGTTTTGATAACTTTATTAATCGTTCCATGCAGGCATTGGAAGCTATAAGGAAATTACTCAACATACCAGACGCTGAGCTATAATCTATACGCGCTATTCAACATCAAATTGTTCAGAGTTACTAAGATATTTTggcataaaaaaaagtgaaacatGATTTTGATTGTGAGAGAAATTTAGATAGGAAAAGACTAGTCTTTGAAGGAGAAATGGAGAATGTATTCTATAAAAACCTGCCATATgcctttcctttttcttttgtttttatcatCATGTTAATTTCCTGCTGACGTGCTCAACCGTGCCAGTGAATTTTAATGATGAATTGATGATAGTGTGATATTAAAAAGACTAAAGTccctttttggtttttttttttctcttaacaTATGgctattcttttaatttggtcaataatattatcttttgaattatttggtccttaataaataaaaattggtcaTATTTGGTCTGAAATTGACGAAGCTGTTAAAATTAACGGTCAAcgaattttaaatcaattttgacTGAATTAAgagttttaattatgtttaattaatgtctaataactaattaatcaaaatttgaaaatttacaaaattttaagtaaataataataataactattacaaaattaaattaaacataaaatatataacaaaagaaaatgaaatagcGAAATCTCTCAATCGCGAACAAACACCacaacaaagaaacaaaatccaTACATCACAACACTACGTAATTTCTCTATTGTCCTATTATTCTCCTCGATTGATgacaaaatcaaactaaaactCTCACATTCGGTGCATTGAAGAAGTCACGGCGTCGTCTTCGTCGATTGTCTCACACCACTTGAAAAATTGGCAAACTTTTCTCTCACAAATAAAGTATAGCTTCCCCCTTGTTGGTTTTCCATAGGTGTTGACGATTCGGAGTGAAGCCCGATTCTTGCAATGGCAAAATTCGTACCGGAATCGGAGGTCACGTCCACCGCCACTCCCACCGGTCTCTCTGCTGTAGTTCGAACGGTCCATGGTTGACAAGTTTGGATTACTTGATGTTCTTCCAAacaatgaagaagatgaaaaaagaataCTAAGAATGTAAACTTGTCCTAGGGTTTTTAAATGATACAAGCAATtccttttaataaaaataatttcaaaaaaaatagaatttatttgaaaaagaaaaaaatttctaatttttaaaactcttaatccggtcaaaattgatttaaaattcgTTGACCGTTAATTTTTAACAGCTCCATTCATTTCGGACCAAATGTGACGGACTTGTGTTTGTTAAGggctaaataatttaaaaaataatgttatgtaccaaaataaaaaaatcgcCAATATGTTAAGGACTAAAAATCACCTTTactcaattaaaaatacagatgctactataatttatttttcgtgTCCAATTTGTTATAATATCTATAGATTTGAATTTGACTAAAGAGCACTGGAAAATATTAGGTAGAATAACAAGAACATcgtgcaaaaaaaatattagtagtaactGCTTAATGAAATcgtttaatcaaatttttttaaaattaaataaattacaccTGAACATTAAGATAATGGTGCCGttcaatttttagaaaattaaataagctgACTGACTTAATTGGCAAATATCATAGTCGATGTGTGCTCAGTCTAAATTACGACATTGAGATATTCTAATGCCGGAGAATGTAAATGAACATTTTTGTACACATAAATAAGATTGTGGGGTTATAATTATCAATCTCAAAATGTGggaaattttatcaaatatttaaaaatggaaataggtcagAAAAAAGTGTGAGTTGGAATAGTTGTCTTGATCACACACAGCTGCACACTAGTACCGTTTTCTACATATGAGTTGATTGATTTGTAATTTCAGTTGCGACGTGAGATTCTCTGTTTTATTACTACTGTCAAattcatttgaaaatttaattaaaaaaagacaaatttcGAAAATAGAAGAATAACTGTTCATGTTTGCACAAACACAGTTCTGCTCGAATTTTAGTACCCTTtctattttccttttgttcgccttgcaaaataaaattaaagaaataaataaacagcAATAATGACGAAGTGGGGCCCACGGACGGAATCTCGTGCAGCGCGGGGTATGGTTTCGAATGTCATCTAACGGCTTATATTTATCCAGAGCTGATTTTTGACGCCTCGTGATGTGTGATGTACTGCACCAGTACAGCGGCGAAAAGGAACTTCTACGGCAAAAGGAACAATACCGCTATTTCTTGTTGCCGGTTGagttttttattctttttttgtgatttttatattctaaattgGATTAATTCAAGTGCTGTCCATGTTTCATTCGTTCATACTCTCTCTAATCGaacaaaaattatgttaattgaattaagtaaataaatagtactccctccgtccctgattaATTATCACTATTTGATcagatacgagttttaagaaatataaataaaaattggttgaaaaagttagtgggacgtgagatccacttttttaaattggttttataataaaatgtgaataaagtgagttagtggaatttgTGAcatactatttatggtaaaaatgaagtgtgacaaatATTAAGGGATgaatcaaaatggaaaagagtgatAATTAATAGAGCATGGATAGAGTAATAAAGCAGGAaagaaaatgtagaaaaatcaaaagaaagtTCTTTTTGTTCATACTTATCAATAGATATAGTGTGGAGTGGATAAAACTTTGTCAATATATAGGCTCTGtgataaaaatatgttgtTTGGTGTAAAAATAGAGAgcgaaaaaaaattgaatgtatTATTCCCTCTGTCGTAAGATATGCGATTCACATTCAATTTTGGGACATCGCAagataagtgagtcattttcttttttgatgtcccatctcttactttttctttttactttatcacttttcactttactaacaaaacctCATTTCCTCAAAACCTCATTTCCTCAAATCCCATGTTAAAAAGTTTGTGCTAATTTatcttgggacagagggagtaatagaaagagaaaaaaataatattagttaatgtttattgtatttattagTAACATCCATCTTGTGGCAGGGTAATATATTGCGttgctaatattttaaaaaaaacataatcatatcaaattatatGAAGCACAATCACAACGAAAAATATAACATCATATACATTGTACTTTAGTAATATGTTTTACAACTATAAATATCATAcaaagatatatatatatatatatatatatatatatatatatatatatatatatatatatatatatatatatatatatatatatatatatatatatatatgaaaacattatatatatatatatatagggatgtattcatagaGTAGTGATATAGGACAAACATCCCTTAAATATATAACTAGAGAGTAAATCTCAGCCACacaatcaagaaaattaaggGTTGATATTCAACTTATGCTTTTCAAAATTGTCCCAGATTGTACTTCATTATGAGAATGAATTAGTTCACTATAATAAGGCGGGGCAAAATAGTCATTTACAAAAGTTAGGGTTAAAATCAATtacactcattttaaaaaatgtatcgTTTCGCACCCACTGCGCTTCTTCTTCTCTACTCTCTTCTCTCAATGGAAACCTAGGGTTCTGCAGTTTCCTCTCTCTTCGTTGCTCATTTCAGCCGCTTCTCTCACTTCCTGCTAAGTTTCAACATCTAGTCATCGTTTACGCCAACGTCGGGGTAGGGCTGGGCCATGGGATGTTTGCGGCGAAGGGTCTCGCCGGAGTGGCGTTGGGAGAGAGATCGATGGGGTGTAGCCATCGTTGTTTTCGGTTGGGATCGTATAACCATTAGCAGTCACTATcagttctctctctctctctctacttactacactaattggataaaaatatatatgtttatgtCTCTATTGCAACTATGCTTCTAACTATATCTGTATTTGTactaaaattgtgaattacaggagtggaaaaaaatacacatttaCACACACTAGTCTTATTCTTATGCATAGtctttctagagagagagatctgCAGGGATGAAAAGAATCACGATTGAAACTTGATGAAGTATATTATGCTTAcggtgaagtatattgtgtttATAGTGAATTAGTATTGTGTTTATTGTGAACTAGTATATTGGCATGTGAGTTGATATCTGAGTTATGTATATTctgtttatagtgaagtatattgacaTGTAAGTATACTATTTTGACATTTGAGTGATGTGCTTGTATTGAAGTATGTTGtttttatagtgaactatATTGGCATGTGAGTGTAATGTTTTGCATTTAAGTGATGTATATTATGCTTATAGtgcaatatattttgttagtatAATAACATGTGAGTGTACTGTTTTGCCATTtgagtgaagtatattatgatcacagtgaagtatattgagtttatagtgaagtatatacTGATTACAGTGAATTATTTTGGCTTTATATTAAATGTTgatattaatctttttttactttctttaaatGATAGGACTTTCTGTTAATCTTTCGAAAGCTACAGATATACATAAAGAAAGACGAAGAGAAGGGTATAGAGCAACTGAAGCAGAGGCTAAGATCAAAGTATTGCAGAACATTAATGTTGTTGAAGATGAACCATGAGTCATTGACTAAATCCAAGGCAACATCAAGGCATTATGAAGATTGTAGCAAACACATGGACATAGATGTGAAAAATGATTGCAAACTTTATAGAAAGTGATATAGTTAATAACATGTGTCATTAAGTTCACTGTAAACATATTCgattcattcaaattcaaaagtCAGTTCATAacttacattaatattttgttaaaaatttttttatctatttagttCATAGCTATGCACTTTTAGATGATTTTTATtagctatttttttaataattgaatactTGTACTGTGAATATGTTTTACAGTGATGTTTTAATACCTTATAGTGATGTTTGAATGCCTTATAGCATATATACATGttgatcacaaacacttcactctaaccatggaatacttcactctaagcacgttttacttcactgaaataaaaaaatagtgcactataagcatgaatcacaaacacttctCTCTAAGCAtgtaatacttcactttaagcacgttttacttcactaaacTGAAAAAACAGTGCACTATAAACAAGGAACACaacacttcactttaagcacgttttacttcactgaacagaaaaacagtgcactataagcaaggatcacaaacacttcactctaagcatgaaatacttcactctaagcacattttacttcactgagatgaaaaaatagtgcactataagcacggatcacaaacacttcactctaaccatgaaatacttcactctaagcacgttttacttcactgaaatgaaaaaaaatagtgcactattcactctaagcatggaatacttcactttaagcacattttacttcactgaactGAAAAACAATGCACTATAAGCAATGATCacatatacttcactctaagcatgaaatacttcactctaaccatagaatacttcacttcaTGCACAATtgacttcactgagatgaaaaaatagtgcatcataAGCacggatcacaaacacttcactctaaccatgggatacttcactctaaacatgttttacttcgctgaaatgaaaaaaaatagtgcactattcactctaagcatggaatacttcactttaagcacattttactttacTGAACTGAAAAAACAATGCACTATAAGCAAGGATCacaaatacttcactctaagcatgaaatacttcactctaaccatagaatacttcactccaTGCAcaatttacttcactgagatgaaaaaatagtgcatcataAGCacggatcacaaacacttcactctaaccatggaatacttcactctaagcacgtttttTACTTAActgaaatga
This window contains:
- the LOC125204266 gene encoding protein UXT homolog isoform X1: MCRKNFVSGVDIATLNCSFRVHPLTENLRAAMDTELSEEIKTLEEFVEGRLKPNLVRAITERDKVFERQKTFSDLRKNIENLEKNTVTSMRTLVNIGAEIYTEAEAPDTRHIFVEVGHGFYVEFTWAEALKYIAEREKLLSRQIEEYTGKIGAIKVQIKVALEAIRKLLNIPDAEL
- the LOC125207913 gene encoding ERAD-associated E3 ubiquitin-protein ligase HRD1B-like isoform X1, producing MIGREQSEMMRLQTYGGISLIATLAVIYHAFSSRGQFYPAMVYLSTSKISLVLLLNMGLVVMCILWQLTKKIFLGKLREAEVERLNEQSWREVMEILFAITIFRQDFSVSFIVMVTALLLIKALHWLAQKRVEYIETTPSVPKLAHIRIVSFMGFLLLLDCSFLYNSIKYLLETKQASVSLFFAFEYMILATTTVSTFLKYIFYVSDMLMDGQWEKKAVYTFYLELARDLLHLTMYMCFFLVIFVNYGVPLHLIRELYETFRNFKIRIADYLRYRKITSNMNDRFPDATSEEINSSDATCIICREEMTTAKKLLCGHLFHVHCLRSWLERQNTCPTCRAPVVPPEHGMSTTGTRSGGQQQGTSATGTSSQGSVSSGEANGNISQHQARLQAAASAASMYQKSFVYPSPSTLAWSPGHTVPPQPFGPSGPNMTANDSASASQQDIQVKLIERQIEYLQWQLQHLQASGSEKKTGAGASDIKGKAVSSPSSSSIVDSSETGNP
- the LOC125204266 gene encoding protein UXT homolog isoform X2, producing MDTELSEEIKTLEEFVEGRLKPNLVRAITERDKVFERQKTFSDLRKNIENLEKNTVTSMRTLVNIGAEIYTEAEAPDTRHIFVEVGHGFYVEFTWAEALKYIAEREKLLSRQIEEYTGKIGAIKVQIKVALEAIRKLLNIPDAEL
- the LOC125207913 gene encoding ERAD-associated E3 ubiquitin-protein ligase HRD1B-like isoform X2, which codes for MMRLQTYGGISLIATLAVIYHAFSSRGQFYPAMVYLSTSKISLVLLLNMGLVVMCILWQLTKKIFLGKLREAEVERLNEQSWREVMEILFAITIFRQDFSVSFIVMVTALLLIKALHWLAQKRVEYIETTPSVPKLAHIRIVSFMGFLLLLDCSFLYNSIKYLLETKQASVSLFFAFEYMILATTTVSTFLKYIFYVSDMLMDGQWEKKAVYTFYLELARDLLHLTMYMCFFLVIFVNYGVPLHLIRELYETFRNFKIRIADYLRYRKITSNMNDRFPDATSEEINSSDATCIICREEMTTAKKLLCGHLFHVHCLRSWLERQNTCPTCRAPVVPPEHGMSTTGTRSGGQQQGTSATGTSSQGSVSSGEANGNISQHQARLQAAASAASMYQKSFVYPSPSTLAWSPGHTVPPQPFGPSGPNMTANDSASASQQDIQVKLIERQIEYLQWQLQHLQASGSEKKTGAGASDIKGKAVSSPSSSSIVDSSETGNP